The Eublepharis macularius isolate TG4126 chromosome 3, MPM_Emac_v1.0, whole genome shotgun sequence genome has a window encoding:
- the PRSS23 gene encoding serine protease 23 isoform X2, which translates to MVGLPALIFLLWTVEGVISSSSHWKPTWPSYKVPVVVPQLTVNLDKPQFDAEAKLEVVSPCDPSCHKRSPLPTYEEVKDYLSYETLYSNGSRTETEVGIYIITSGNAGAPSRSRTKRQIYGYDTRFNIFGKDFLLNYPFSTSVKLSTGCTGTLVAEKHVLTAAHCIHDGKSYVKGAKKLRVGFLRPKLKDGSKGANISSSSEPERMKFQWIRVKRTHVPKGWIKGNANDIGMDYDYALLELKKPHKRKFMNIGVSPPARQLPGGRIHFSGYDNDRPGNLVYRFCDVKDETFDLLYQQCDAQPGASGSGVYVRMWKRPNHRWERKIIGIFSGHQWVDTNGSPQDFNVAVRITPLKYAQICYWIKGNYMDCRDG; encoded by the coding sequence ATGGTGGGCCTGCCAGCTCTTATCTTTCTCCTGTGGACCGTGGAAGGTGTGATATCCTCCAGTTCTCATTGGAAGCCCACCTGGCCTTCTTACAAGGTTCCAGTCGTTGTGCCACAGTTGACTGTCAATTTGGACAAACCGCAGTTTGATGCAGAAGCCAAATTAGAAGTGGTCTCACCTTGCGACCCATCTTGCCACAAGCGTTCCCCATTACCAACTTATGAAGAGGTAAAAGACTATCTTTCTTATGAAACTTTGTACTCCAATGGTTCCCGTACGGAGACGGAAGTTGGCATCTACATCATTACTAGCGGCAATGCAGGGGCGCCGAGCAGATCTCGGACAAAGAGGCAAATCTATGGATATGATACAAGGTTTAATATTTTTGGCAAGGACTTCTTGCTCAACTACCCGTTTTCCACTTCCGTGAAGTTGTCCACAGGTTGCACTGGAACGTTGGTGGCTGAGAAGCATGTCCTAACGGCAGCTCACTGCATTCATGATGGCAAAAGTTATGTCAAGGGAGCCAAAAAACTACGAGTGGGATTTCTAAGGCCCAAGCTGAAAGACGGTAGCAAAGGAGCAAATATCAGCAGCTCCTCAGAACCCGAAAGAATGAAATTCCAGTGGATCCGTGTGAAGCGGACACATGTTCCCAAAGGATGGATAAAAGGGAACGCCAATGACATTGGCATGGATTATGACTATGCGCTGTTGGAACTGAAGAAGCCTCACAAAAGAAAGTTCATGAATATAGGCGTGAGTCCACCAGCAAGACAGTTGCCCGGAGGAAGGATTCATTTCTCCGGCTATGACAACGATCGGCCTGGAAATCTGGTTTACCGTTTCTGTGACGTCAAAGACGAAACCTTCGATCTCTTGTATCAGCAGTGTGACGCTCAGCCGGGAGCCAGTGGTTCCGGTGTTTACGTGCGAATGTGGAAGAGACCGAACCACAGATGGGAACGTAAAATTATTGGGATATTTTCAGGGCACCAGTGGGTAGACACCAACGGCTCTCCCCAGGATTTCAACGTGGCTGTCCGCATCACGCCCCTGAAGTATGCACAGATTTGTTACTGGATCAAAGGCAACTACATGGACTGTCGGGATGGGTAA
- the PRSS23 gene encoding serine protease 23 isoform X1, translating to MRRSTVSMVGLPALIFLLWTVEGVISSSSHWKPTWPSYKVPVVVPQLTVNLDKPQFDAEAKLEVVSPCDPSCHKRSPLPTYEEVKDYLSYETLYSNGSRTETEVGIYIITSGNAGAPSRSRTKRQIYGYDTRFNIFGKDFLLNYPFSTSVKLSTGCTGTLVAEKHVLTAAHCIHDGKSYVKGAKKLRVGFLRPKLKDGSKGANISSSSEPERMKFQWIRVKRTHVPKGWIKGNANDIGMDYDYALLELKKPHKRKFMNIGVSPPARQLPGGRIHFSGYDNDRPGNLVYRFCDVKDETFDLLYQQCDAQPGASGSGVYVRMWKRPNHRWERKIIGIFSGHQWVDTNGSPQDFNVAVRITPLKYAQICYWIKGNYMDCRDG from the coding sequence ATCAACGGTCAGCATGGTGGGCCTGCCAGCTCTTATCTTTCTCCTGTGGACCGTGGAAGGTGTGATATCCTCCAGTTCTCATTGGAAGCCCACCTGGCCTTCTTACAAGGTTCCAGTCGTTGTGCCACAGTTGACTGTCAATTTGGACAAACCGCAGTTTGATGCAGAAGCCAAATTAGAAGTGGTCTCACCTTGCGACCCATCTTGCCACAAGCGTTCCCCATTACCAACTTATGAAGAGGTAAAAGACTATCTTTCTTATGAAACTTTGTACTCCAATGGTTCCCGTACGGAGACGGAAGTTGGCATCTACATCATTACTAGCGGCAATGCAGGGGCGCCGAGCAGATCTCGGACAAAGAGGCAAATCTATGGATATGATACAAGGTTTAATATTTTTGGCAAGGACTTCTTGCTCAACTACCCGTTTTCCACTTCCGTGAAGTTGTCCACAGGTTGCACTGGAACGTTGGTGGCTGAGAAGCATGTCCTAACGGCAGCTCACTGCATTCATGATGGCAAAAGTTATGTCAAGGGAGCCAAAAAACTACGAGTGGGATTTCTAAGGCCCAAGCTGAAAGACGGTAGCAAAGGAGCAAATATCAGCAGCTCCTCAGAACCCGAAAGAATGAAATTCCAGTGGATCCGTGTGAAGCGGACACATGTTCCCAAAGGATGGATAAAAGGGAACGCCAATGACATTGGCATGGATTATGACTATGCGCTGTTGGAACTGAAGAAGCCTCACAAAAGAAAGTTCATGAATATAGGCGTGAGTCCACCAGCAAGACAGTTGCCCGGAGGAAGGATTCATTTCTCCGGCTATGACAACGATCGGCCTGGAAATCTGGTTTACCGTTTCTGTGACGTCAAAGACGAAACCTTCGATCTCTTGTATCAGCAGTGTGACGCTCAGCCGGGAGCCAGTGGTTCCGGTGTTTACGTGCGAATGTGGAAGAGACCGAACCACAGATGGGAACGTAAAATTATTGGGATATTTTCAGGGCACCAGTGGGTAGACACCAACGGCTCTCCCCAGGATTTCAACGTGGCTGTCCGCATCACGCCCCTGAAGTATGCACAGATTTGTTACTGGATCAAAGGCAACTACATGGACTGTCGGGATGGGTAA